In Dyadobacter sp. NIV53, a single window of DNA contains:
- a CDS encoding isoprenylcysteine carboxylmethyltransferase family protein — MMCSRKKKDLIYVGIQVLLFISYLFVPAPVNVAVNQITRIVGLALLIVGTGIFLAGLFQLRKSLTPFPSVRSDGHLVTNGIYRFIRHPLYTGIIAGLFGYGLYSIHTGRLTIVVLLAVLFYFKSIYEERMLLTAYPDYKQYRLQTGRFLPKWKNVIDVLFLRDKYH, encoded by the coding sequence ATGATGTGCAGCAGAAAAAAGAAAGATCTGATTTATGTCGGCATTCAAGTGCTGTTATTTATTAGCTACTTATTCGTACCGGCTCCCGTAAACGTCGCGGTAAATCAGATTACCAGAATAGTCGGGCTTGCCTTGCTTATTGTTGGAACCGGTATTTTTCTGGCCGGTTTATTCCAGCTGAGAAAAAGCCTGACCCCATTTCCATCGGTTCGGTCCGACGGTCATCTGGTCACAAATGGTATCTACCGTTTTATTCGGCATCCGCTTTACACGGGTATCATCGCTGGTCTGTTTGGTTATGGATTATACAGCATCCATACAGGTCGACTCACCATTGTGGTGCTGCTTGCTGTGCTGTTTTATTTTAAATCCATCTATGAAGAGCGGATGCTTCTCACTGCATATCCGGATTACAAGCAATACCGCCTGCAAACCGGAAGGTTTCTGCCTAAATGGAAAAATGTTATCGATGTTTTATTCCTACGTGATAAATATCACTGA
- a CDS encoding AraC family transcriptional regulator — protein sequence MVTEFLGRPEPARNYRRRVCEKSNTSEDFKVIRIPSEDQQFSCSPYNRKGLFKISIHHGANRIYYADKMVEIKKQAILFSRPNMIYRFEPLEQQHPGYLCVFTESFFDRFMNINDYPLFKPGASPLIDITDVEMDSFLKLFEKMEHEMETDFDYKYDAVRVLVIQLILDTLRLRPNADLKFIESNSSMRLSSYFQELLEGQFPIQSPSHKMHLRHPAEFADALFVHVNHLNRSLKEVTEKTTSQVIADRIFLEAKSLLQNTEWNIGEVAWCLGFEDLSHFIKFFKKNAGTTPSKLRKVLAV from the coding sequence ATGGTTACAGAGTTTTTAGGACGCCCAGAACCTGCGCGTAATTACCGGAGGAGGGTTTGTGAAAAGTCAAACACAAGTGAAGATTTTAAGGTAATACGCATTCCTTCTGAAGATCAACAATTTAGCTGTTCGCCCTATAACAGGAAAGGTCTTTTTAAAATCAGTATTCATCACGGTGCTAACCGGATTTATTATGCGGACAAAATGGTGGAGATAAAGAAGCAGGCTATTTTGTTTTCCCGGCCCAATATGATTTACCGTTTTGAGCCGTTGGAGCAGCAGCATCCGGGCTACCTCTGTGTTTTCACTGAAAGTTTTTTTGATCGGTTTATGAATATCAACGATTATCCGCTGTTCAAACCGGGTGCTTCGCCATTAATTGATATAACAGATGTAGAAATGGATTCCTTTTTAAAGCTGTTTGAGAAAATGGAACACGAGATGGAAACTGATTTTGATTACAAGTATGATGCGGTTAGGGTCCTGGTAATCCAATTGATACTGGATACGCTCAGACTACGGCCTAATGCCGATTTGAAATTCATAGAATCCAACAGTTCCATGCGACTTAGCAGCTATTTTCAGGAGCTGCTTGAAGGCCAATTCCCAATCCAGAGCCCGTCACATAAAATGCACCTGAGGCACCCGGCAGAGTTCGCTGACGCGCTATTCGTTCACGTCAATCATCTTAATCGTTCCCTAAAAGAAGTTACAGAAAAAACAACTTCTCAGGTAATTGCAGACCGTATTTTTCTGGAAGCAAAAAGTTTGTTGCAGAATACGGAATGGAATATTGGAGAAGTAGCATGGTGTCTTGGTTTTGAAGACCTGTCCCATTTTATCAAATTTTTTAAGAAAAATGCCGGCACCACGCCTAGTAAATTGAGGAAAGTGTTAGCGGTTTGA
- a CDS encoding trans-acting enoyl reductase family protein, whose amino-acid sequence MTTIKKTAEGKLLIYGATGYTGTLICHEAARRGLDFEIAGRNQHKLSELAQQLRVPYHVFDVNDRASWEKSLRGKTCLLNSAGPFSQTAELAMQACISHQVHYVDITAEVEIYRLAESKNLSAEAAGIMILSGAGLFSTYDPLVVHTARRVKNPVALRAAFQYSGGFTPGSIASSANIINAGILIRRNGLIEKLTEAESSEFDFGAGPQQCFPTPLGAVVLCYKSTGIPNIEEFFQMALPASEESDHSTVQGGEINPDKVEEPSRILAEVTGADGSVVRSMAIMRAGYMPTVTAAVEVASRILNGFCKAGFQSPASVYGEALLETLEVIVIDL is encoded by the coding sequence ATGACGACGATAAAAAAAACAGCTGAAGGCAAGCTCCTTATTTATGGCGCAACAGGATATACCGGAACCTTGATTTGCCATGAGGCTGCCAGACGCGGACTGGATTTTGAGATTGCTGGCAGAAATCAGCACAAGCTTTCGGAGTTAGCACAGCAGCTACGTGTTCCCTATCATGTTTTTGATGTGAATGACCGGGCCAGCTGGGAAAAAAGTCTTCGCGGAAAAACGTGTCTTCTCAATAGTGCGGGCCCATTCAGTCAAACCGCCGAACTTGCCATGCAGGCCTGTATCAGCCACCAGGTACATTATGTTGACATTACAGCCGAAGTCGAAATTTACCGGTTGGCTGAGTCCAAAAACCTGTCAGCGGAAGCTGCTGGCATTATGATCTTGTCTGGTGCCGGGCTATTTTCAACCTATGACCCGCTTGTGGTCCATACTGCCAGACGGGTAAAAAATCCTGTCGCTTTAAGAGCGGCTTTTCAGTACAGTGGAGGATTTACACCAGGTTCTATTGCCAGCAGTGCCAATATTATTAACGCCGGTATTCTTATAAGACGAAACGGGTTGATCGAAAAATTAACCGAAGCAGAGTCTTCTGAATTTGATTTCGGTGCTGGGCCGCAGCAATGTTTTCCAACGCCACTGGGCGCTGTTGTACTTTGCTACAAATCAACAGGCATCCCCAACATAGAAGAATTTTTTCAGATGGCCCTTCCTGCTAGCGAGGAGTCAGACCATTCAACAGTTCAGGGTGGAGAAATAAATCCAGATAAGGTGGAAGAGCCTAGCAGAATTTTGGCGGAGGTGACCGGGGCAGATGGATCTGTTGTGAGATCGATGGCAATTATGCGGGCTGGCTATATGCCGACTGTTACGGCAGCGGTCGAGGTTGCTTCCCGTATATTAAACGGGTTTTGCAAGGCTGGCTTTCAATCACCGGCTTCGGTATATGGGGAGGCGTTACTGGAAACGTTGGAGGTTATAGTTATTGATTTGTAA
- a CDS encoding BON domain-containing protein codes for MKTDLEIQKDVMEQLRWQPILEATEIGVSVKNGIATLSGQLNSYPKKLAAEKAVKKVSGVKAVIEDIRVVLHPGHEKTDLEIAEAVVNVLKWNSAVAEENIKINVENGFVTLSGQVEWAHERAMAEIAVETIKGVRLVVNQITIKPKPVLENIKRKIDSAFQRHASIDSGKIKINVVGNTVILSGTVRAYSEKEDAEDAAWDAPGVNRVENQIEVAEDEFAFD; via the coding sequence ATGAAAACGGATCTGGAAATTCAAAAAGACGTAATGGAACAGTTGAGATGGCAACCTATACTGGAAGCAACCGAAATTGGCGTTTCTGTAAAAAACGGAATAGCGACTTTGTCTGGTCAGCTAAATTCTTATCCCAAGAAACTGGCAGCGGAGAAGGCCGTAAAAAAGGTTAGCGGCGTAAAAGCTGTGATTGAAGACATCCGCGTTGTACTCCATCCTGGTCATGAGAAAACTGATCTGGAGATTGCAGAAGCGGTGGTAAATGTTCTAAAATGGAACTCAGCCGTTGCGGAAGAAAACATCAAAATCAATGTTGAAAATGGTTTTGTAACGCTCAGCGGGCAGGTGGAATGGGCACATGAACGCGCAATGGCCGAAATTGCTGTTGAAACCATAAAAGGTGTCAGGCTTGTGGTAAATCAAATCACGATCAAACCAAAACCTGTCTTGGAAAATATCAAACGAAAAATTGATTCGGCATTTCAGCGTCATGCATCCATTGACTCGGGAAAAATAAAGATAAACGTTGTCGGTAATACCGTTATTCTTAGTGGAACTGTCAGGGCTTACAGTGAAAAAGAGGACGCCGAAGATGCAGCCTGGGATGCACCGGGAGTCAACCGGGTCGAGAACCAAATTGAAGTAGCAGAAGACGAATTCGCATTTGACTAA
- a CDS encoding HdeD family acid-resistance protein — protein sequence MEKSFLKGQQSLRFWWIFLFSGVALLSLGVSVFIHPTMMLAAFSLYFAVAFFVNGLLEVFFTLTNHKIIRDWKWFLLGGAFDLLICSSFVTNPILSAAYLPLIVGVWLLCRSMAVIGRAHYLKQWAIINWKWALFFGIAGLFFSWINIYSPLFAIKITVTWTGIALLTSGVFYIYYSITLKTLAHRILTH from the coding sequence ATGGAAAAATCTTTTTTAAAGGGACAACAATCACTTCGATTCTGGTGGATCTTTCTATTTTCGGGAGTGGCGCTACTTTCCCTGGGAGTGTCCGTTTTCATACATCCAACAATGATGCTGGCAGCATTCAGCCTGTATTTCGCTGTGGCCTTTTTTGTAAACGGACTTTTAGAGGTGTTTTTCACGCTTACTAATCACAAAATAATTCGTGACTGGAAATGGTTTCTTTTGGGCGGTGCTTTCGATTTACTTATTTGCAGCAGCTTTGTAACCAATCCGATCCTTTCTGCCGCTTACCTTCCTTTAATAGTCGGAGTCTGGCTGTTATGTAGAAGTATGGCTGTAATAGGCCGGGCTCATTACCTAAAACAATGGGCCATTATTAACTGGAAGTGGGCGTTGTTTTTTGGCATTGCCGGACTATTTTTCTCCTGGATCAACATATACAGTCCGCTGTTTGCAATAAAAATTACTGTTACCTGGACTGGCATCGCCCTTTTAACGTCTGGCGTTTTTTATATTTATTATAGTATCACCCTCAAAACTCTTGCGCACAGAATTCTTACACATTAA
- a CDS encoding DUF2652 domain-containing protein gives MKEGTKGTVFIVDISGYTRFIKETNNADGTRIIKKLFTSILKANCLFLQISEIEGDAILFYQFGKPIAVKKILAQFEKMLASFNAQVNQLRILFPEVTDLSIKVIVHYGRMSIYEIGRFFKLFGRPLVDAHRLLKNSVPSSTYVLITSEYMKELKIIGPHTQLPTGHQHCERYDVGNLCYTYFSFLKN, from the coding sequence ATGAAAGAAGGCACAAAAGGCACCGTTTTTATTGTGGACATAAGTGGTTACACCAGGTTCATTAAGGAGACAAACAATGCTGATGGCACAAGGATTATCAAAAAGTTATTTACTTCCATCCTCAAGGCAAACTGCTTGTTCTTGCAAATTTCTGAAATAGAGGGCGATGCCATTTTGTTTTATCAGTTTGGCAAACCAATTGCGGTGAAAAAAATATTGGCTCAGTTTGAAAAAATGCTGGCTTCTTTCAACGCACAGGTAAACCAGCTGAGAATTTTATTTCCTGAGGTAACCGATCTGAGCATTAAGGTTATTGTTCATTACGGGCGTATGAGCATCTACGAGATCGGCCGTTTTTTTAAACTATTCGGAAGACCGCTGGTGGATGCGCATAGGTTGCTCAAAAACAGCGTTCCGTCGAGTACCTACGTACTGATAACCAGCGAATATATGAAGGAACTAAAAATCATCGGACCGCACACACAATTGCCGACTGGTCATCAGCACTGTGAGCGGTATGATGTGGGAAACCTGTGTTATACTTATTTCTCCTTTCTTAAAAATTAG
- a CDS encoding cation-transporting P-type ATPase — protein sequence MDSKPLHRMTPGEIYDYLSVDPFNGLSTTEAIKRFVRYGPNVSSKQVPENAWTIMLRQFRGAMVLILAVAAVASFAIGDTIEGFSVAAIIFINASIGFALEWNARKSMEALDKLDQIPARVIRDGVVVEIPSENVTKGDILVIEAGDIVPADASIIEANQLEVDESALTGESIGVTKDTQLSSQDAALADQHNRLFKGTAVNNGNGKAIVTDIGNSTEVGKISTMVRNAERTATPLEAKLEGLGQVLIWVTAGLASLYLVVGVIRGEELRQLLETAVALSIAAIPEGMTVVATIALANGVLRLAKQKVIVKRLSAVETLGNTNIIFTDKTGTLTQNKIEVDTIHLQKAGLTARINEDKTNTKNALQRSDCAEFDLLLRVCALANNAQIKEETGNKNTGDPLEIALLTFCKRFDFDLKKLKHDYIKVAENTFNSNTRMMSTLHQSGSKYFISVKGAVEEVMEKCVWENEKARQQEYDLSEKMAGDGLRTLAFAYRETDENPGSDFTNDDKLIYLGLIGFIDPPITAVTSALKACRDAGIKVVMLTGDHPATSLNIAMQIRLVSDDNQNVITGKDLLNMDPNGEADEQKLLNCNVFARVNPAQKLDMIKFYQNRGSIVGMTGDGVNDAPALKQADIGIAMGLRGSAVASEAADLVLKDDSFVSIVHAISQGRVIFENIRKFVIFLLSCNLTEIFVVTFAGFLNAGNPLLPLQILFINIVTDVFPALALGVGKENNHLMKKLPRDPKKSIIEKSDWRKILYYALVMTASVLVVYWLAINHFGLSQKEGNTITFFALSLSQLLHVFNLYSGKGRFYSNEITANKFVWLATALCILLLLGTYYIPFLRMILNLQLLNARAFGLILLAGTIPILVIQTVRFASYRFTRTH from the coding sequence ATGGACAGCAAGCCTTTACACCGGATGACACCCGGGGAAATTTACGATTATTTAAGCGTTGACCCTTTTAATGGGCTCAGTACCACAGAAGCGATAAAAAGATTCGTACGTTACGGCCCCAACGTATCAAGTAAGCAGGTACCTGAAAATGCGTGGACCATTATGTTACGCCAATTCAGGGGTGCGATGGTTTTGATACTTGCAGTGGCTGCCGTCGCTTCTTTTGCCATTGGTGATACCATTGAAGGTTTCAGTGTGGCAGCAATTATTTTCATTAATGCGTCGATAGGTTTTGCGCTGGAATGGAATGCACGAAAATCTATGGAGGCCCTTGACAAACTGGATCAGATTCCTGCAAGAGTAATCCGCGATGGTGTGGTCGTTGAAATCCCTTCTGAAAATGTTACCAAAGGCGATATTCTGGTTATTGAGGCCGGTGATATAGTCCCCGCTGATGCGAGTATCATCGAAGCCAACCAGCTGGAAGTAGATGAATCAGCGCTGACAGGTGAATCTATCGGAGTTACCAAAGACACGCAGCTATCATCACAAGACGCAGCTTTGGCTGATCAACATAACCGGTTATTTAAGGGAACTGCTGTAAATAATGGGAATGGAAAGGCAATCGTGACAGATATCGGGAATTCCACGGAAGTTGGTAAGATATCCACGATGGTTCGCAACGCAGAACGCACTGCTACTCCGTTGGAAGCAAAACTGGAAGGGCTTGGCCAAGTTCTCATTTGGGTTACCGCCGGGCTTGCCAGTTTGTATTTAGTTGTTGGTGTAATTCGCGGAGAAGAACTTAGGCAGCTACTTGAAACTGCCGTTGCACTTTCGATTGCCGCAATTCCGGAAGGAATGACTGTCGTAGCAACAATTGCACTCGCGAATGGCGTGCTCCGGCTGGCAAAACAAAAGGTAATTGTAAAACGCTTGTCAGCCGTCGAAACTTTGGGAAATACCAATATAATCTTTACTGATAAAACCGGCACGCTTACACAGAATAAAATAGAAGTCGATACCATTCATTTACAAAAGGCGGGCTTAACTGCCAGAATAAACGAAGACAAAACAAACACAAAGAACGCTCTGCAACGCTCAGATTGTGCAGAATTTGACCTGCTTTTGCGCGTTTGCGCTCTTGCCAATAATGCCCAGATAAAAGAAGAAACCGGAAACAAAAATACCGGAGACCCATTGGAAATCGCACTCCTGACTTTTTGCAAAAGATTTGACTTCGACCTAAAAAAGTTAAAGCATGATTATATAAAAGTGGCTGAAAACACCTTCAACTCCAATACCAGAATGATGTCCACATTGCATCAATCCGGTTCCAAATATTTCATTTCTGTAAAAGGAGCAGTTGAGGAAGTTATGGAAAAGTGTGTTTGGGAGAATGAGAAAGCCAGACAACAGGAATACGATCTCTCGGAAAAAATGGCTGGTGATGGACTGAGAACGCTGGCATTTGCCTATCGCGAAACGGATGAAAATCCTGGCTCTGACTTCACTAATGACGATAAACTTATCTATTTGGGTCTGATAGGCTTTATTGACCCTCCCATCACTGCTGTTACTTCTGCCTTAAAAGCCTGTCGCGACGCGGGAATTAAGGTAGTGATGCTGACAGGCGATCATCCGGCGACTTCTCTCAATATCGCCATGCAGATCAGACTTGTATCTGATGATAATCAAAATGTAATCACAGGAAAAGATCTGCTCAACATGGATCCAAACGGTGAAGCTGACGAACAAAAACTCCTGAATTGTAACGTTTTCGCACGTGTAAACCCGGCTCAAAAGCTGGATATGATTAAGTTTTATCAGAACCGGGGAAGTATAGTTGGGATGACCGGCGATGGCGTAAACGACGCACCTGCTCTTAAGCAGGCAGATATAGGGATTGCGATGGGACTCAGAGGTTCGGCAGTTGCATCCGAGGCGGCTGATCTCGTGTTAAAAGACGACTCGTTCGTATCCATTGTCCATGCGATAAGCCAGGGAAGAGTGATTTTTGAAAATATCAGGAAGTTTGTCATCTTTTTACTTTCCTGCAATCTGACAGAAATTTTTGTGGTTACTTTCGCAGGATTCCTGAATGCAGGAAACCCTTTGCTTCCCCTGCAAATCCTGTTCATCAACATCGTCACTGATGTGTTTCCGGCTCTGGCATTGGGGGTGGGCAAAGAGAATAACCACCTTATGAAAAAGCTCCCGCGTGATCCCAAAAAATCGATCATCGAAAAAAGCGACTGGCGTAAAATTTTATATTATGCGTTGGTCATGACAGCGTCGGTTTTGGTAGTTTATTGGCTTGCAATCAATCATTTTGGGCTTAGCCAAAAGGAAGGCAATACCATCACATTTTTTGCACTTTCACTTTCGCAACTGCTTCATGTTTTCAATCTATATTCCGGGAAAGGCCGGTTTTATTCTAATGAAATCACGGCTAACAAGTTTGTCTGGCTGGCTACGGCATTGTGCATCCTGCTTTTATTGGGAACGTATTACATCCCTTTTTTAAGAATGATACTCAATTTGCAGCTTCTAAATGCCCGCGCATTCGGACTGATTCTGCTTGCAGGAACTATACCCATCTTAGTGATCCAGACTGTCAGATTTGCTTCATATAGGTTCACAAGAACGCATTAG
- a CDS encoding alpha-amylase family glycosyl hydrolase — protein sequence MSPDHPITSIREIDLSPKPGKTYWKNGIREWREEFIYFLLVDRFHDDLERNPLLVSNHSSGFGNPDQLRTTCGGTLKGIEKHLDYIKDLGCTALWLSPVFENNPASYHGYAIQNYLKIDPRFGTKDDLESLVDAAHKLEICVFLDIVLHHSGDNWAYPADQPYYYYQGATFPFEAWRNEDTPVPTELRNSELYWKKGRIRNFDTFPETREGDFHALKTFKNDASPEALLVQQILTKVHCYWMRETDIDGFRIDAVKHMGEETVSQFCSHVREYAYKLGKRNFFLFGELVGPEEMYNKYIGPKTSVVVEDKAIYFGLNSVLDFPLYHILSDVIHGKATPEKLVKRYESLRKNAMNRGEFGEFLVTFIDNHDQVGQNLKQRFGSEATEEQIIAGIGFLLCALGTPCIYYGTEQGFNGSGNEDSGIREAMFSLDDPTRNALNKSCHIYLEISKLASVRKSSAVLKFGRMYMRKLSEDGKNFHLPTFPNCLLAFSRVLYDEEFVIAYNSSLTESDEEYILVDRLLNPAGSIFRFIYGQSGQVNVLLNEKGDLHFIKLKLAPAQFVILSNNMSDV from the coding sequence ATGTCCCCCGACCATCCGATAACATCTATTCGAGAAATTGACCTCTCGCCTAAACCGGGAAAAACCTACTGGAAAAACGGGATCAGGGAATGGCGGGAAGAATTTATTTATTTTTTGCTAGTAGACCGCTTTCATGACGACCTGGAACGTAATCCGCTTCTGGTTTCCAATCATTCAAGCGGTTTTGGAAATCCCGATCAGTTGCGAACAACCTGCGGCGGGACTTTAAAAGGAATTGAAAAACATCTGGATTATATAAAAGACCTGGGTTGTACGGCGCTCTGGCTAAGTCCCGTTTTTGAAAACAATCCGGCTTCCTACCATGGTTACGCCATACAGAATTACCTAAAAATTGACCCCAGATTTGGCACAAAAGACGACCTGGAATCATTGGTAGATGCGGCACATAAACTGGAAATCTGTGTGTTTCTCGACATTGTGCTGCATCATTCCGGCGACAACTGGGCATATCCTGCCGATCAACCTTACTACTATTACCAGGGTGCCACATTCCCTTTCGAAGCCTGGCGAAACGAAGATACGCCGGTTCCGACCGAGCTCAGAAATTCGGAATTATATTGGAAGAAAGGAAGGATTCGCAATTTTGATACCTTTCCTGAAACGCGTGAGGGAGATTTCCATGCCCTTAAAACTTTTAAAAATGATGCCTCTCCCGAGGCACTATTGGTCCAGCAAATTCTGACAAAGGTGCATTGTTACTGGATGCGCGAAACCGATATTGACGGTTTCAGGATTGACGCCGTGAAGCACATGGGAGAGGAAACGGTAAGCCAGTTCTGTTCACACGTTCGTGAATATGCATACAAACTGGGCAAACGCAATTTTTTTCTGTTCGGCGAGCTGGTTGGTCCCGAGGAAATGTATAATAAATATATTGGCCCAAAAACCTCGGTTGTGGTGGAGGACAAGGCAATTTATTTTGGACTGAACTCTGTTCTTGACTTCCCTTTATACCACATTCTGTCGGACGTCATTCATGGAAAGGCCACACCTGAAAAGCTGGTGAAGCGCTATGAATCGCTGCGCAAAAATGCGATGAACAGAGGTGAATTCGGTGAATTTTTGGTAACTTTTATTGACAACCACGACCAGGTCGGGCAGAATTTGAAACAGCGTTTTGGCAGTGAAGCGACAGAAGAGCAGATCATTGCCGGAATTGGTTTTCTTTTGTGTGCTCTGGGAACACCTTGCATTTACTACGGCACAGAACAAGGTTTCAACGGATCAGGAAACGAAGACTCAGGCATCCGGGAAGCAATGTTCAGTCTGGACGATCCGACGCGCAACGCTCTGAATAAATCCTGTCATATTTACCTTGAAATTTCAAAACTAGCTTCGGTCAGGAAAAGCAGTGCAGTCCTTAAATTTGGCCGCATGTATATGAGAAAGCTTTCCGAAGATGGCAAAAACTTTCACCTGCCGACTTTCCCCAATTGCCTTCTAGCCTTTTCAAGGGTGTTATACGACGAAGAATTTGTGATCGCATACAATAGTTCCTTAACAGAATCCGACGAAGAGTACATCCTGGTAGACAGGCTGTTGAATCCGGCCGGAAGTATATTTAGATTTATTTACGGTCAATCCGGACAGGTTAACGTTCTCCTGAACGAAAAGGGAGATCTGCATTTTATCAAATTAAAACTAGCTCCTGCCCAGTTTGTGATTCTGAGCAATAACATGTCGGATGTTTAA
- a CDS encoding sulfite exporter TauE/SafE family protein has protein sequence MEIAAYLASVFIGISLGLIGGGGSILTVPVLVYLFGISPLVSTSYSLFIVGSTSLVGAYNNYRKGAVKIKTALLFGSTSITTVFLTRKFLIPLIPRELFTIGQLQITEPLLTMILFAVLMVIASVGMIRSKERKQGCLECDLKGNIIKMLLSGVGIGLTTGILGAGGGFLLIPTLVLVLGMPMKEAVGTSLLIIALNSLIGFAGDFGHFVIDWIFLLKITAIAMAGILIGGVIAKRIDATSLKKAFGWFVLVMGIYIISTELLHLQ, from the coding sequence ATGGAAATTGCAGCTTACTTAGCATCTGTATTTATTGGTATTTCACTGGGTCTGATCGGAGGAGGCGGTTCCATACTGACCGTCCCGGTATTGGTGTATTTGTTTGGAATAAGCCCGCTCGTATCCACATCCTATTCACTTTTCATTGTCGGGTCAACCAGCCTTGTCGGAGCTTATAATAATTATCGCAAAGGAGCGGTGAAGATCAAAACCGCGCTGCTGTTTGGCAGTACGTCAATTACTACGGTTTTTTTAACCCGCAAATTTCTCATTCCATTAATTCCCAGAGAGCTTTTTACAATAGGACAATTACAGATTACTGAGCCTTTGCTGACCATGATTCTTTTTGCCGTTTTGATGGTGATTGCATCCGTAGGAATGATCAGAAGCAAGGAAAGGAAACAGGGCTGTCTTGAATGCGACTTGAAAGGAAATATAATTAAAATGCTGCTCAGCGGCGTCGGGATTGGCTTAACTACCGGAATTTTAGGGGCCGGCGGAGGGTTTCTGCTGATTCCAACATTGGTACTGGTGCTGGGCATGCCCATGAAAGAGGCGGTTGGTACGTCACTTCTGATCATTGCCCTCAATTCGCTGATCGGCTTTGCAGGAGACTTCGGTCATTTTGTGATTGACTGGATTTTTCTGCTAAAAATTACAGCCATCGCCATGGCAGGAATACTGATTGGAGGCGTAATAGCAAAACGCATTGATGCAACATCTTTAAAAAAGGCTTTTGGGTGGTTTGTTCTGGTAATGGGAATTTACATTATTTCAACCGAGCTGCTGCACCTTCAATAA
- a CDS encoding Crp/Fnr family transcriptional regulator, which yields MTESISYYLDTVFPDFEPELKQHLQRDCIVKAIPAGEVIMRTGQYIKHTLLIGSGRVKLYRQGDDGEEAFIYDLEPGNACALSMICNTKQEASEIMAKTVEDTVAIMIPIQLMDELMQKYKTWYYFVIANYRARFEELLVVFDNVVFKGMDERLEFYLKNQFESSKIQTLTITHQEIANDLNTSREVISRLLKKMEQDKKIRLLRNNIEWLS from the coding sequence ATGACTGAAAGTATTTCCTATTATCTCGACACTGTTTTTCCTGATTTTGAACCTGAGTTAAAACAGCATTTGCAAAGGGATTGCATTGTGAAAGCTATTCCTGCGGGAGAAGTGATCATGCGGACCGGCCAGTATATAAAACATACATTGCTCATCGGAAGCGGCAGAGTGAAATTGTACCGCCAGGGTGACGACGGTGAAGAAGCCTTTATTTATGATCTGGAACCCGGCAATGCCTGTGCTCTGTCTATGATCTGCAATACAAAACAGGAAGCCAGTGAAATTATGGCCAAGACAGTGGAAGACACCGTGGCGATCATGATCCCTATCCAGTTGATGGACGAGCTCATGCAGAAATACAAGACCTGGTATTACTTCGTCATTGCCAACTACCGCGCCCGTTTTGAGGAACTGCTTGTTGTATTTGACAATGTGGTCTTCAAAGGCATGGACGAAAGACTGGAATTCTACCTTAAAAACCAGTTTGAAAGTAGTAAAATCCAAACTCTGACCATTACCCACCAGGAAATTGCTAACGACCTGAATACTTCCCGGGAGGTAATTTCAAGACTGCTGAAAAAGATGGAGCAGGACAAAAAAATCAGGCTGCTGAGAAATAATATTGAATGGCTTTCCTGA
- a CDS encoding TetR/AcrR family transcriptional regulator: MARNVEFNQEEAVRKAMEVFWKKGYNGASMRDLTDAMQINPSSLYNTIGDKRQLFIRCIHDYTQGRIQAVKKHAANFKSPLKALVSIINESVNSILYASNSCLAIKTTFELAVTDKDVQAILKNESDLTYDFFLSLVRRALEEKEIDPATDAEMMADYIVNSFTGWHESYILHQDAARIKKMAKYLITQISR; this comes from the coding sequence ATGGCGAGAAACGTAGAATTCAATCAGGAGGAAGCAGTCCGAAAGGCAATGGAGGTCTTTTGGAAGAAAGGATATAATGGAGCTTCCATGCGCGATCTGACCGATGCGATGCAGATCAATCCAAGCAGTTTGTACAATACAATTGGAGATAAGCGTCAGCTTTTTATCAGGTGTATCCATGATTACACCCAAGGGCGGATTCAGGCGGTGAAAAAACATGCAGCAAATTTTAAATCTCCTTTAAAAGCGCTTGTTAGTATTATTAACGAGTCTGTAAATTCGATTTTATACGCCAGTAACAGCTGTCTGGCCATCAAAACAACTTTTGAACTCGCTGTGACGGATAAGGATGTACAAGCAATTTTGAAAAATGAAAGCGATCTTACTTATGATTTTTTTCTATCACTGGTCAGGCGAGCACTTGAAGAAAAAGAGATTGACCCGGCTACTGATGCTGAAATGATGGCAGATTATATCGTCAATTCCTTTACAGGATGGCACGAGTCGTATATCTTGCATCAGGATGCTGCAAGGATAAAAAAAATGGCAAAATATCTGATCACCCAGATTTCGAGATAA